A region of Thiofilum sp. DNA encodes the following proteins:
- the fdxH gene encoding formate dehydrogenase subunit beta: MAMLDIQRRSATTTETPKARSLPEVAKLIDVSTCIGCKACQVACMEWNDLRDEVGHNVGVYDNPADLSDQSWTVMRYTETEQNGKLEWLIRKDGCMHCADPGCLKACPSPGAIIQYTNGIVDFQQEHCIGCGYCVQGCPFNIPRISQKDNKAYKCTLCSDRVNVGQEPACVKTCPTGAIHFGTKEDMKDYAETRVTDLKSRGYDQAGLYDPQGVGGTHVMYVLHHADQPTLYNKLPDNPKISATVELWKGVAKPLGLAGLGVVALGAFMHFIRRGRKVVAVENGQVHVENTADRRGAAVAAQAEEKV, translated from the coding sequence ATGGCAATGTTAGATATCCAACGCCGCTCGGCGACTACGACTGAAACTCCTAAAGCGCGTTCCTTACCAGAGGTTGCTAAGCTCATTGATGTATCGACCTGTATTGGCTGTAAAGCCTGTCAGGTCGCCTGCATGGAGTGGAATGATCTACGCGATGAGGTCGGTCATAATGTAGGCGTCTATGACAATCCAGCGGATCTCTCGGATCAAAGCTGGACGGTCATGCGCTACACCGAAACCGAGCAAAACGGCAAACTCGAATGGCTGATTAGGAAAGACGGCTGCATGCATTGTGCCGATCCGGGTTGCCTGAAAGCATGTCCTTCTCCGGGCGCTATCATTCAATACACCAATGGCATTGTCGATTTCCAACAGGAACATTGCATTGGCTGCGGTTATTGTGTGCAAGGGTGTCCGTTTAATATTCCGCGCATTTCCCAAAAGGATAATAAAGCCTACAAATGTACTTTATGTTCGGATCGGGTGAATGTCGGTCAAGAACCCGCTTGTGTCAAAACCTGTCCTACGGGTGCGATTCATTTTGGTACTAAAGAGGACATGAAAGACTATGCTGAAACACGGGTCACTGATTTAAAGTCACGCGGCTACGACCAAGCAGGGCTATATGATCCACAGGGCGTAGGGGGTACGCATGTAATGTATGTGCTCCATCATGCAGATCAACCAACGCTCTATAATAAGCTACCCGATAACCCTAAGATTTCTGCTACCGTTGAGTTGTGGAAAGGAGTCGCTAAGCCTTTAGGTTTAGCAGGCTTGGGAGTCGTGGCACTGGGCGCGTTTATGCATTTCATCCGTCGTGGTCGTAAAGTAGTGGCGGTTGAAAATGGTCAAGTGCATGTGGAGAACACCGCTGATAGGCGTGGTGCGGCAGTCGCGGCTCAAGCAGAGGAGAAGGTGTAA
- a CDS encoding formate dehydrogenase subunit gamma: MVNENDMVLRYTPSQRSNHWVVAILFFLAAFSGLALFHPSLFWLTNLFGGGAWTRILHPFFGVAMFLLFLILALRFMGHNFMKSYDFKWLAHLKDVIVGNEEKIPPVGRYNAGQKLLFWVMVWCMIALVVTGIMFWRPWFNGYFAIELQRLAVLIHALSAWILIAGIMVHIYAAFWVKGTMRGMLSGWVSRYWAKAHHPLWHDEISEEKHHS, encoded by the coding sequence ATGGTGAACGAAAACGATATGGTGTTACGTTATACACCGTCCCAGCGCTCTAACCATTGGGTTGTAGCGATACTCTTCTTTTTAGCGGCGTTCTCTGGTTTAGCCTTATTCCACCCTTCACTATTTTGGTTAACTAATCTATTTGGTGGGGGGGCGTGGACGAGGATATTACACCCGTTTTTTGGGGTGGCAATGTTCCTGTTGTTTCTCATTTTAGCACTACGCTTTATGGGGCATAATTTTATGAAATCGTATGATTTTAAATGGTTAGCGCACCTTAAAGATGTGATTGTGGGCAATGAGGAAAAAATCCCTCCGGTAGGGCGTTATAATGCCGGACAAAAGCTCCTGTTTTGGGTCATGGTGTGGTGCATGATTGCCCTCGTCGTAACGGGCATTATGTTCTGGCGTCCTTGGTTTAATGGCTATTTTGCTATTGAGCTACAGCGCTTAGCGGTCTTGATTCATGCCCTATCGGCATGGATTTTGATTGCGGGTATTATGGTGCATATTTATGCGGCATTTTGGGTCAAAGGCACGATGCGCGGTATGCTTAGTGGCTGGGTATCACGCTATTGGGCTAAGGCACATCATCCTTTATGGCATGACGAAATCAGCGAAGAGAAGCATCATTCATGA